Genomic segment of Prochlorothrix hollandica PCC 9006 = CALU 1027:
CGAGGCTGATTAGCGAGATACAAACCATGGCGAGTACCCGTAAACTAGCCCCCAAAAAACAACGGGCGATCGAGATCCTGACCCGACTGAAACGCTTTTACCCCGATGCCACCTGTTCCCTGAACTACACCACGCCGATTCAGCTTTTGGTCGCCACCATTCTCTCGGCCCAGTGTACCGACGATCGGGTGAACCAGGTGACTCCTGCCCTGTTTCAGCGTTTTCCTGATGCTGCCACCTTGGCGGGGGCCGATCGCCTGGAACTGGAAACCCTCATCCATTCCACGGGCTTTTATCGCAATAAAGCCAAACATATCCAGGGAGCCTGCCAGATGATTGTGGAGCAGTTCCAGGGCCAGGTGCCCCAGCGCATGGAGGAACTGTTGCAACTGCCGGGGGTGGCCCGCAAAACCGCCAATGTGGTGTTAGCCCATGGCTATGGTCTCAACCTGGGGGTGACGGTGGATACCCATGTCAAACGATTGACGGGACGGCTAGGCTTGACCCAGCACAGCGATCCGGTGAGGGTGGAGCGGGATTTAATGAAGCTCTTGCCCCAGCCCGACTGGGAAAACTGGTCCCTGGGTCTCATTTACCATGGTCGAGCCGTCTGTATGGCCCGCAATCCCCAGTGCGATCGTTGCCAACTCTCGGATCTCTGTGCCCATCAGGGAGTTTCCCGCCCCCCTACGTTGTCCCCACAACCGTAGTTCTTTAGAGGAGGATTTTGCCCATGTGCCTTGCAATTCCCGGTCAGTTAATGTCCATTGCTACCCATGATGACCCCCTGAATAGTACGGGTAAAGTTAGTTTTGGGGGAGTCTTGCGGGAAGTGAGCCTTGCCTATGTGCCCGAAGCGACCGTGGGGGATTATGTGATTGTTCATGTCGGTTTTGCCCTAACGATGCTGAGCCAAGAGGAAGCCCTCGCTACTCTTCAGGATCTACAACAGTTAGAGACTGTTTAGTTGGCATTATCACTGAGGTTGAAATCCCTACAGCAACCCTAAATCAATCAGTTGTAGGCATCTCGATGGCTGAAACCCTTGGTGTGGTGTGCCCCCGGAGGGGGCACACCACACGACCCATTTAGGACTGCTGTAGTCCACCAGGGTGTCAATTCGCCTACGCTTCAAAATTCCAGCCCATCGCCATCTGGGCTTCAGGGGTTTCTAGATGGTAGTGACCGTTAAGCCGCAGTCTACTAGGGCATTGGTTGTATGAAATTTGTTGACGAATACCGAGATCAAGCCCAAACCCAAGGCTATGCCCAAGCCATCGATCGCCTAGTCACCCGTCCCTGGACCCTGATGGAAATTTGTGGGGGCCAAACCCACGCGATCGTTAAATATGGCCTAGACGAACTGTTACCCGCCTCCATCACCCTGATCCATGGTCCTGGTTGTCCCGTGTGTGTCACCCCCAGCGCCATCATCGACCAGGCCATTGCCCTAGCCCAGCAGCCCGCCGTTATTCTCTGTTCCTTTGGGGATATGTTGCGGGTGCCGGGATCTATGATTGGTTCCCCTGGGGACTCCGCCACCGCCCCTTGTGCCCTGGATCTGCTCAGCGCCAAAGCAGCGGGGGGAGATGTGCGCATGGTCTATTCCCCCCTCGATGCCCTAAAGCTGGCCCAGGCCCACCCCGATCGCCAAGTGGTTTTTCTGGCCGTTGGCTTTGAAACCACCGCTCCCGCCACGGCCCTAGCGGTCTACCAAGCCCAGCGCCTCGGCCTGTCCAACTTTTCCCTCTTGGTGTCCCATGTGCTGGTGCCCCCCGCCATGGAAGCCTTGCTATCGTCTCCCCAGTGTCAGGTGCAGGGCTTTTTGGCCGCTGGTCATGTCTGCACCGTCATGGGCTATGGCCAGTACGAAGCCATTGCTCAGCGTTATGGGGTGCCCATTGTTGTGACGGGTTTTGAGCCGTTGGATGTGATGCAGGGGATTTACCACTGCCTCCAGCAACTGGAAGCAGGCCAAGCTGAGGTGACGAATCAATACACGCGATCGGTGCAACCCCACGGGAATCCCCAGGCTCAGCAGATGATGGACACGGTGTTTGAAGTCATTCCTCGCCAGTGGCGGGGTCTGGGGGAAATTCCCCACAGTGGCCTAGGGTTACGATCCACCTACCAAGACTTTGATGCCACCCAGAAGCTAAAAGCGTGGCTCCCCAGCGCTCCCCTGGTTACCGTTCCTACCCCCTGCATCAGTGGCCAAATTCTCCAGGGATTGCAAAAACCCCACCAGTGCCCTGCCTTTGGTCACCCCTGCACCCCGGAAAATCCCCTCGGTGCCCCCATGGTTTCCTCGGAAGGAGCCTGTGCTGCCTACTATCGTTATCGCCAAGACGGTTCCGATCGCTAAGGGCACCTTCTGCGTAACCGTCTCAGGCATTTAACAAAGATTGATCGTTTCAGCCTGAAATAGCTGAAACCCTTTAAACTTGTTCGCTACCAACCTCGATCGGAGTGTCTGGGACGGTTACAACAATTCAAGGCTCAGGTTTGTAGTAGCGACTTCAGTCGCTCAGGTTTGTAGTAGCGACTGAAGTCGCTCTGGTCCATAGATTTCTGGAGGGGAACGACTGAAGTCGTTATTACGAACGTAACCGTCCCAGGCATTTAACGAAGATTGATCGTTTCAGCCTGAAATAGCTGAGACCCTTTAAACTTGTTCGCTACCAACCTCGATCGGAGTCTCTGGGACGGTTACCCTTCGGTAATCTTGTCCCGCTTAAAGCGGGAACCCTGACTAACTAGACTGACCAACTGGACTTACCAACTGGACTTAACCACACCGGGTAACAGCCCTTGGTGAGCCATTTGCCGCAACATATTCCGGCACAGCCCGAAATCTCTATAGTAGCCACGGGGACGACCGGTAACCCAGCAACGGTTACGCACCCGCGTGGGGGAACTATTACGGGGCAACTGTTGAATTTGACGATGAATTTCCAAGCGCTCCTTTTGGGTTGTGGCGCTGTTAAATGCTTCCTTGAGGGTCGCGCGTTTCTCAGAATAGCGCTCCACAATTCTGGCGCGTTTTAGATCGCGCTCAATCATTGACCGTTTAGCCATGGATTTCTTAGCCTTCTCTTACCCGGTTTTCCAGCGTTTTCCATGGTACCACAAATGGGGCTAGTAACTTACGGCGGCAAAGTGGGGCCAGCAACCCTAAATCAGTTGTAGGCATCTCGATGGCTGAAACCCTTGGTGTGGTGTGCCCCCGGAGGGGGCACACCACATGACCCATTTAGGAGTCCTGTAGGGTAGAAGAACAGATTGAGGACGATTTTCCCATGGCAAACCCTCAGGTTCTCTGTTGCGGAGAAATTTTATGGGATCGCATTGCCCATGAACCCGTGGCCACGGTGGCAGAGGTTCAGACTTGGAGCAGCTATCCCGGCGGTGCCCCGGCTAATGTGGCCTGTGCCCTGGCTAAATTAGACACCACCGCTGCTTTTTTAGGTTGCGTGGGCCAGGATCAAGCAGGGATCCAATTAGTGGAGGTGCTCCAGAAGGCTGGGGTTGATACCCGTGGAGTCCAACACCATCCCAGCGCCCCCACCCGTCAGGTGGATGTGTTGCGCAATGCCCAGGGCGATCGCCGCTTTGCCGGCTTTGGGGACCGTGACACCACCCAATTTGCCGATGCGTTCCATAGCCTGGATAGCTTAGATCCCGATCTATTTAAAGATGCTGATTTTCTGGTGGTGGGAACCCTGGGGCTGGCCACGGAAACCACCGGAGCGACCCTACGATCGGCCTATGACCTGGCCCAAACCCATAGGGTAGCGGTGGTTTTGGATGTGAACTGGCGGCCCATGTTTTGGCCCGATCCCAGCCTTGCCCCAGCCCAGGTTTTGGCCCTTTTGCCCCAGGTAACGGTGCTCAAGGTGGCGGCGGAAGAAGGGGACCTGTTATTCAACACCAGGGATCCCCAGGCGATCGCCCAGAGCGTTCCCCAGTTGCGGGCGGTGCTGGTGACCGACGGCGATCGGGGTTGTCATTACTGGATCGAAGGGCATCAGGGCTTTATGCCCGCCTTTGCCATGGAGGTGGTGGATACGACGGGGGCGGGGGATGGCTTTGTGGCCGGTTTTGTCCATCAGTTAGCCAGCCAGGGATTCCCCAGCAGCGATGATCAAGCCGCTGCCATGGTGCGCTTTGCCAGTGCTGTGGGTGCCCTCTGTACAATCCAGCCGGGGGCGATCGCCAGCCAACCCCAGGTGGCACAGGTGGCACAGTTTCTCCTAGGGGAAGGCTGATGCAAATCCGAGATCTCCCCTTGAACCAAAGCCGCCGTCCCCTACCCCGCCAGACGGATCCCCAGAAAGTCGCTGCCGTAATCGGTGCTCGATCGCCATCTAGCCTAAAATCCCATCCTCGTCGTCCTCCAGGATTCCGGGTAAACTCACCACCTCGGCCCTGTGGGTCTCCCGCGCCACCCGCACCAGTAGCCCTGCCGTCATCAGGCTAGACAACATCGAATTGCCCCCATAGCTAAACAAGGGCAGGGGCAGACCGGTGGTGGGCAGGGCACCCGTGGCCACCCCAATATTGATCAACGACTGGCCCATCAACAAAACAATGGTCCCGATCGCCACCAACTTATACACATTGCGGGTAGCCTGAGAAGCAACCAACAGCCCCAGAGTGGCATAGATGACCAAAAAGAGTAGTAAACAGATCCCCCCCACTAAACCAAATTCTTCAGCAAAGACGGCAAAGATAAAGTCGGTGTGTTGAATGGGCAAATAAAACAGCTTTTGGTGGGACAACCCAAAGCCCGTGCCCCAAACTCCCCCTGAGCCAATGGCCATTAAGCTCTGCACCAACTGGTAGCCATCCTCTTGGGCTACGGCCCAGGGATCTAGAAATGAGGAAATCCGCAGCCACTGATATTCATTCTGACTAATACTCACGACCCCCACCACGAAGCCCCCCAAGGCAGTGCTGAAAAGCTGAACGTAGGGGATGCCTGAGGACAGGGCGATAAACCACAACAACATGCCACAGAGGGATGCGGTGCTGAGATTGGGTTGCAACAAAATCATCCCCACCACCGCCCCAAAAATCCCCAGCCAGGTAAAGCGGGTTTTCCAGCGCAGGCGAGACCACTGACTAAAAATACAAGCGCCTTGCAAAATCAGAAATGGCTTGATTAATTCTGAGGGCTGAAAGGGCACAGGACCAATATAAATCCAGCGGGTTGCCCCATTAATGGAGGTGCCCAAACCGGGCATGAGGGTTAGACCAATGCACAGCAGCAACCCAAACAGACACCAGGGAGTTACCCCTAAAATATCCCGCAGGGAGGTGTGAATCACTTTATTAAAAATGATCAGGCCCACAAATAGCCAAATTAGTTGGCGCTTAAAGTAGTACCAACCATCACCAAAGTCAGCTTCCGCCACGGGATAGGAGGCAGAGAATAAAACCAGTAAACCCACCAAGGCCCAGAACAGGGTCAACCACCGTAGGGTGCGGGCGAGGGTAGACCACTCGGCACTGGAACCGTCGATAAAGGGAAAGAAGTAGCGAAGGAATAGGGCCACGGTGCCTAGGGAATGAAGGGCAACGGCGATCGAGACACACGAGATTCGGAGGGCAGGCCAGAGGGACTGGGGGGAATGGGATCGGCCCTCACCGCTGCTGCGGGTGCGTTTAGAAGCATTCAGAAGCGTTCAGAGAACAGTCCGAAATCTTTACGCGAGTCCGTCGCAGATATAGTCAAAGTACTGAGCCATTTCCTGGCCAATGTCATCCCCCAGAACCCTAAAGGTGACCTGCTTCATGGCTTGAATGGCCTCGATCGTCGCCTCAATTTTCACCCCCAAGGCGAGGTAAGTCTCCTTCAGCCCATCCAAAACCCGCTCATCCAAAATAGAAGGACTACCGGCCACCATGGCATAGGTGGCATACCGCAAGAAATAATCTAAGTCACGAATACAAGCAGCATAGCGACGGCTGCCCTTGCCCCCAGCCTGGAGCATTTCCGAGGCAGGCATGGACTGGGACACCGCGTCTTGGACAATGGTGGCTGCGTGGGTACAAAGGGTGGCAGCGGCATCCATCCGCCGTTGGCCACTGGCAAAATAGCACTGGAGTTGACTAATGGCGGCATCATCCAAATACTGGCCGCGTTCATCAGACGCTTGAATCACTGCTGTGATCGTGTCTTGCATGGTTAACCTTACTTAGAACCCTCTAGTTAACACCGTTCCACCGTCATAGACTACTCCCCTAGACCTCCCGCAAGATTAGCCCAGGACACCGCCCCACGGCAGGGGAACACGGGATTAGCCATGGGGCAGACTACTGGGGAACATTACCCTGTTGGGGGGCAACAGTCTAGAACAGCGGTGGGGATCGATCGCGGCGGGCAGGGAGGGGCATCCCCCCTCCTCCAATCCTGGGAGGCGATCGGTGGACATTAGTTACTCGCAGCCTAGGTCTCTCGAAGTCTAGGTCTCTCGAAGTCTAGGTCTCTCGAAGTCTAGGTCTCTCGAACCCTACGATACCTGGGATTTGGGGCAAATGACCCTGGTGCCATTCTACAACACCCGTTCAATGCCTCCAGTCTGGTCTCTAGTCTGGTTCTTCTACAGCAATCCTAAATCAGTTGTAACCCACATTCAGCAGGTTGTTCAAAGGGATAAAATGTTTAAGAATTTCACAAACAAAAGGGGTTAAGAGATGAACTTAAAAGAACAAGAGATCGATGTCAAAGACATTGACCATTTAGGAATAATAGCAGGAATCATGGACGAAATGGATTTGGTTGGCTTAATCGACCAGCTAATTCCTCCCCATTCCCTCGAAAAGATTAGTGTTGGCNNNNNNNNNNNNNNNNNNNNNNNNNNNNNNNNNNNNNNNNNNNNNNNNNNNNNNNNNNNNNNNNNNNNNNNNNNNNNNNNNNNNNNNNNNNNNNNNNNNNACAGCTCTATCCCCTTGATCTTGCTCTATCCCCCTCTGGCTCTGGGTTCCCTTAATTTTCTGTTTATCTTAGAAACCTGCTGAATGTGGGTTGTAAGGATCTCGATGGCTGAAACCCTTTGGGTGGTGTGTGCCTGGATATCGCACATCACACCACCCATTTCGGACTGCTGTAGTTACCCGAACTCTGAATCACACCGGACTCTGAATCACACCGGACTCTGCATCACACCGGACTCTGAATCACACCGGACTCTGCATCACAAACGAGCTGAAACCCAGTTCGGCAACGCCGTGCCATTGGTAAATGGTCTCGCGGAATTTTTGCCATGGGTCAAAGATAGCCTGAAATTGAGGGTTTTCTGCGGCCATTTCCCCATAGAGGGCAAAGGCTTCCTTCTGACAGGCGGCTAAGATTTCAGGGCTAAAGGATCGGAGTTGGGTTCCCTGGGCGAGAAGGCGTTGGAGGGCTTCAGGATTACGGGTATCGTAGAGACTGAGGCAGTTCTGGTTGGCTTCCGCTGCCGCTGTTTGCACCATGGCTTGGTAGGGCGGAGGCAACTGGTTCCAGGCATCCAGATTAATCATCAAGTGCAGGGTAGCCCCAGGTTCCCACCAGCCAGGGGCATAGTAGAACGGGGC
This window contains:
- the nth gene encoding endonuclease III; protein product: MASTRKLAPKKQRAIEILTRLKRFYPDATCSLNYTTPIQLLVATILSAQCTDDRVNQVTPALFQRFPDAATLAGADRLELETLIHSTGFYRNKAKHIQGACQMIVEQFQGQVPQRMEELLQLPGVARKTANVVLAHGYGLNLGVTVDTHVKRLTGRLGLTQHSDPVRVERDLMKLLPQPDWENWSLGLIYHGRAVCMARNPQCDRCQLSDLCAHQGVSRPPTLSPQP
- a CDS encoding HypC/HybG/HupF family hydrogenase formation chaperone, yielding MCLAIPGQLMSIATHDDPLNSTGKVSFGGVLREVSLAYVPEATVGDYVIVHVGFALTMLSQEEALATLQDLQQLETV
- the hypD gene encoding hydrogenase formation protein HypD translates to MKFVDEYRDQAQTQGYAQAIDRLVTRPWTLMEICGGQTHAIVKYGLDELLPASITLIHGPGCPVCVTPSAIIDQAIALAQQPAVILCSFGDMLRVPGSMIGSPGDSATAPCALDLLSAKAAGGDVRMVYSPLDALKLAQAHPDRQVVFLAVGFETTAPATALAVYQAQRLGLSNFSLLVSHVLVPPAMEALLSSPQCQVQGFLAAGHVCTVMGYGQYEAIAQRYGVPIVVTGFEPLDVMQGIYHCLQQLEAGQAEVTNQYTRSVQPHGNPQAQQMMDTVFEVIPRQWRGLGEIPHSGLGLRSTYQDFDATQKLKAWLPSAPLVTVPTPCISGQILQGLQKPHQCPAFGHPCTPENPLGAPMVSSEGACAAYYRYRQDGSDR
- the rpsN gene encoding 30S ribosomal protein S14, translated to MAKRSMIERDLKRARIVERYSEKRATLKEAFNSATTQKERLEIHRQIQQLPRNSSPTRVRNRCWVTGRPRGYYRDFGLCRNMLRQMAHQGLLPGVVKSSW
- a CDS encoding carbohydrate kinase family protein, translating into MANPQVLCCGEILWDRIAHEPVATVAEVQTWSSYPGGAPANVACALAKLDTTAAFLGCVGQDQAGIQLVEVLQKAGVDTRGVQHHPSAPTRQVDVLRNAQGDRRFAGFGDRDTTQFADAFHSLDSLDPDLFKDADFLVVGTLGLATETTGATLRSAYDLAQTHRVAVVLDVNWRPMFWPDPSLAPAQVLALLPQVTVLKVAAEEGDLLFNTRDPQAIAQSVPQLRAVLVTDGDRGCHYWIEGHQGFMPAFAMEVVDTTGAGDGFVAGFVHQLASQGFPSSDDQAAAMVRFASAVGALCTIQPGAIASQPQVAQVAQFLLGEG
- a CDS encoding FtsW/RodA/SpoVE family cell cycle protein, which translates into the protein MALFLRYFFPFIDGSSAEWSTLARTLRWLTLFWALVGLLVLFSASYPVAEADFGDGWYYFKRQLIWLFVGLIIFNKVIHTSLRDILGVTPWCLFGLLLCIGLTLMPGLGTSINGATRWIYIGPVPFQPSELIKPFLILQGACIFSQWSRLRWKTRFTWLGIFGAVVGMILLQPNLSTASLCGMLLWFIALSSGIPYVQLFSTALGGFVVGVVSISQNEYQWLRISSFLDPWAVAQEDGYQLVQSLMAIGSGGVWGTGFGLSHQKLFYLPIQHTDFIFAVFAEEFGLVGGICLLLFLVIYATLGLLVASQATRNVYKLVAIGTIVLLMGQSLINIGVATGALPTTGLPLPLFSYGGNSMLSSLMTAGLLVRVARETHRAEVVSLPGILEDDEDGILG
- a CDS encoding globin family protein gives rise to the protein MQDTITAVIQASDERGQYLDDAAISQLQCYFASGQRRMDAAATLCTHAATIVQDAVSQSMPASEMLQAGGKGSRRYAACIRDLDYFLRYATYAMVAGSPSILDERVLDGLKETYLALGVKIEATIEAIQAMKQVTFRVLGDDIGQEMAQYFDYICDGLA
- a CDS encoding DUF4277 domain-containing protein, whose translation is MNLKEQEIDVKDIDHLGIIAGIMDEMDLVGLIDQLIPPHSLEKISVG